The proteins below are encoded in one region of Salvelinus fontinalis isolate EN_2023a chromosome 10, ASM2944872v1, whole genome shotgun sequence:
- the LOC129863470 gene encoding sorting nexin-12-like isoform X1, whose protein sequence is MSDPTVADTRRLNSKPQDLTDAYGPPSNFLEIDVYDPQTVGVGRNRFTTYEVRMRTNLPIFKLKDSIVRRRYSDFEWLKNELERDSKIVVPPLPGKALKRQLPFRGDEGIFEEAFIEERRVGLEQFINRIAGHPLAQNERCLHMFLQDESLDRNYIPGKIQ, encoded by the exons ATGTCAGATCCCACAGTGGCTGATACTCGCCGGTTAAATTCAAAGCCTCAGGACCTGACGGATGCTTATGGTCCCCCCAGCAATTTTCTTGAAATTGACGTTTATGACCCACAAACTGTTGGAGTCGGGCGGAACCGTTTCACAACTTACGAAGTCCGTATGCGG ACAAACCTGCCGATTTTTAAGTTGAAGGATTCCATTGTGCGAAGAAGATACAGTGACTTTGAGTGGTTGAAGAATGAGTTGGAGCGAGACAGCAAG ATTGTAGTGCCGCCCTTGCCTGGGAAGGCACTGAAGAGACAGCTACCTTTCCGTGGGGATGAAGGCATTTTTGAAGAGGCTTTCATTGAAGAGCGACGTGTGGGTCTTGAGCAGTTCATCAACAG AATTGCAGGTCATCCTCTCGCTCAAAACGAGCGCTGTCTTCACATGTTTTTGCAGGACGAGAGCCTTGACCGTAACTACATTCCCGGAAAG ATCCAGTGA
- the LOC129863470 gene encoding sorting nexin-12-like isoform X2, translated as MSDPTVADTRRLNSKPQDLTDAYGPPSNFLEIDVYDPQTVGVGRNRFTTYEVRMRTNLPIFKLKDSIVRRRYSDFEWLKNELERDSKIVVPPLPGKALKRQLPFRGDEGIFEEAFIEERRVGLEQFINRIAGHPLAQNERCLHMFLQDESLDRNYIPGKV; from the exons ATGTCAGATCCCACAGTGGCTGATACTCGCCGGTTAAATTCAAAGCCTCAGGACCTGACGGATGCTTATGGTCCCCCCAGCAATTTTCTTGAAATTGACGTTTATGACCCACAAACTGTTGGAGTCGGGCGGAACCGTTTCACAACTTACGAAGTCCGTATGCGG ACAAACCTGCCGATTTTTAAGTTGAAGGATTCCATTGTGCGAAGAAGATACAGTGACTTTGAGTGGTTGAAGAATGAGTTGGAGCGAGACAGCAAG ATTGTAGTGCCGCCCTTGCCTGGGAAGGCACTGAAGAGACAGCTACCTTTCCGTGGGGATGAAGGCATTTTTGAAGAGGCTTTCATTGAAGAGCGACGTGTGGGTCTTGAGCAGTTCATCAACAG AATTGCAGGTCATCCTCTCGCTCAAAACGAGCGCTGTCTTCACATGTTTTTGCAGGACGAGAGCCTTGACCGTAACTACATTCCCGGAAAG GTATGA